tactgaacggattttgatgaaactttgcagttttattgtttataacccagaataacatataggctataatttatgacaatctgtgacaaacgaaatttcacacgggtgaagccgcgggcaaaagctagtttgtaATATGTAAGAAAAGAAAACTTTATTTACTCTAACATAGTATATTGTTTAACTTGAACTTGAGTTTGAGATCTCAATACTATGTTTTATATGTTACTTCATAAGCATCAAACACGCATTACAGAAGATTTTGTTTGCTCCATTTGTACATGTTTTGCAGtactatttttataactttataagttaatttcaaatattCGAATAATAGAAATTTTGACAtgatttaaaagctaaaaacACCAGGGTATTTATTGTAACGGGTAGATACTTTATTATTAAGTGGTTTCTTTAGATTTTGCAATGTTTCTTTTACAGATTGTATGACTCACACAAAAGAGTCCAGAAGTTAAATCAAGTTCTAGAAGACAAATTGTTGCAAATGGTCGATAAAATGAAGGGCGAAAAGAGTCAACTGACTAAGGACATAGCTACTCTGTCGGTTCGACTTGCTGAGTCAAAACATAACTACAGTATGCTGCAAAAAGAAAATGTAtgttgttaaaataatattgagaTGAAACATTTCTTAAATGTTGAGCAACATTCATTCAAATatacaatttaataattaactttgtTTCAGGAAAGATACAAAAATGACATGAATTTAGCAATCCAGTTACTACAATGCAAGCCGGATAACTTTGTGTCACAGAAATTAGAcaatgtaagtaaataatgacaaatatCCTGCCATGAATATTTCCTGTACGCCTGTACCTGCTAGATATTTATtagttttgttttctttctaGCTTCCTGTTGACACACAGGCAAGAGTGTCCCAGTACGTCATGTCAAAAACATCTAAACCATCTAGCTCTGCCCAGTCTAAATGTGGTAATGAAAATGACACATTTGATGCAAGTGAGTACGAATTTAATATTTCTGCATCACTCATGTCCAAAATTCTTGAGGACAGCATTCAGGATACTGTGACTAAACATTGCGACACATGCACATGTTCCAAGTCACAAAGCAAGCCCTTCTGTTATAACGAAAGTTATTACACAGTGGCAACACAAACGCTATTCACTGGTGATCTTAAAAAATCCGTTTGTATAAATTGCGACGCTGAGATCAAATCAGTCCATTCAAATCTCAGCATCAAAAGCGCCTCATCACATGCACACAAAATCACTACTGATAAAACTTTGAACTGTGGTCTGACTGGCCCTATGTACGTCATTCCACAACCGATTGGTGAAACTTATGAGGAAATTTCGGAAATTGTGCCAGAAATAAAAAAGAATCACATTGATCATGATCATGATAAAGTAAATACTGTTGATAAAATTGTGGAAACCGCTATCCCGCAACCGACTCCTgattcaaaacaaataaaatcaaacaACATAAACACAGAGCCAGCAACCCATCATAAACTTTGTGATCGCACAAAAACTCCAATATCCAGCAAGAAGAGTAGCATTCACAGCCACTGTAATGATGATTTACTCATTAAAGAGGCACATAACGTAAAggacgttaaaaataaatacgagCATGTTGGAGACTTTTTGAATACGAGAAAGAATTCTCAAAGCTCAGTTAGTGCTATTAGTAGGTCTTCATCTGTCGCAAAGTCGACTGTGAGCACACACAAGTCTAATACCCAAGTGGGACCCGGTCCGAGGTTCTGTCACTTGCGGATGCAAGCTGggtctaaaaatattttgttggaTAATGCAGAACCAGACGTACCACCGGTACTTTATCGGCGCCAAAGTAAATGTAATGAAAACTCTTTATTCAAAGATCTCAATGATGATgtagacaattttattaatttagagaagaacgatgatgatgataaaaataaGGTTAAAAATGATAATGTGGTGGTCGAAACCACATTGATAGACGTTCATGTAGACAACAATAACAAAGAATCTAATGCATCTGTCAAAAGCTCGTCTATCAATCCTGTGTTGATGAATGTATCGTCTTCACCATTGCAACCTTTAAAAACACATAACTATTCGAATAATAACTCTGAACATAACAATAACACTTCCCAAAGCATTGGAAGTCAACCAAATACTACAGATATCGACAATTTACTTAATCATTTAAGTGGTGCTAATGctcaaaataacaattattcGGAGAAAGATCTGAAAACTTCCAAAAAAGAGACATTGTCACCTACTGATAAACAAGATAATATAAAGATTTTCAATTTCGACCGTTATGAGCAAAATAAAATGTCTAGTCAGTATGGCAGATCTTTGCGGAAAATGGACATATCTCAGCTGCATTCTATCACTACTAGAATATCCAAAGATTTCCCACCTGgtaataatttttctaattTAGATATTCCACTAAAATCTACTCTGCCGGCAGTTGTTAATGTGTATCCAAACTTGACGCAGACGCATTTGAAAGTAAACGAAGGCAAAAAAGTGTTCACAAATGAACAAAGTACTAGTTCACTTTCAAGTGATGACAGCGCAGCGTTGTTACAAAAGCAACAGCTTCTAAGGGTCGCAGAATGGGTTGAAAAGAACTTGGAACAGCAGAACAATTTAAACGATCCCTTGGAAGATGAAGTCAGTTTTAATAACAGAGCTGCAAGAAGGGACAGCAAATTAAATAGATTGACTGAAACGTTGAACGAAATAGCGTTGAATATGCCGCATCCAGTTAGCAAGTTTGCTAAACTGTATAGCAAAGATAATGGTAATGGTAACGCATGGGTTCACAATAACGCTCATTCTAATcaagataaaattttgaaacatgCTATGGCTAATCAGAATCAGAAAGCTGTTAGTAATAATGTAGCGAAAGAAACTATATTTCCTGTAGAATCAGGTGATGCGACGGTCACTGAGGTGGGGAAAGGAGTTGCAAGCAATTGCAACAAGATGACTCAGGAAGAATATGAGTTTGGGAAACAATTGCAAGAAAGTCTTCGTTCTAATGGCGATAAAGAGATAACACCAGAAGATTTGGCAAGAATGGAGTATAATGTGAAGAAATTTTTATTGAGTGGGCCTCAATGGGTCAATCCGACGTCGGCGGGGCGGAGTCGCCGCACAAGCAGCAAAACTGAGACTGATGTATAGTTTGGATGCAAATAGGAAACCTATTTTGTGGTGTGTGTTCTTCGTAAATACTTAGATATAGTTTTGAGTAAAGCAATAGCTTCGTTTTCCTATTATAAAACACTGGCTCTATAACTCAACGGCTAATACGATACTTATTGTTTGCATCAGTTAATAGAAAAGCAGGTTATTCAAGAGTAGACAAAATTAGATTCTGGTGATTATCTCGATGACATTATTATATCATCAAAATTGATGTTCCTATGGCTTAAGTGATTACGCAACTTGGAAAAAaaaaggttctttattatgccgtattttttactagtctttattcattgttattatttctttaattagtTTGTTTCGTACTTAGATTTttgatgcaatatttttttcatatttacaaGCCTATGTTATATTTTGTCTAATTATTTGAAGTAAAGTTATTTCACAATATATGAACCTGTATTTCAAGTAGGTATGCATATTTATAATGCAATAGACGCTCATGTAAGTACATTTAAAATGTCTAGTAATTGATTTATATGCGAAACTAGATGTATTCAGTGTTAGAATGAATTCGTAAATATTTCATAATCAAAGGCTGCTCTTAGCTAGAAATATTAGATTAAAATGAAATTGAGCAGATAATTAGTATTGCATCAACATTGTATAAATGAGAGATACATATTTACATCACTACGCGAATTGCTGTACCGTAAgtttaataaatgtattttcagTCGTATTTTAATGTCTATGTGGAAATAATTTCCCCTAAAGTTAATTCCAATTAAAATAGGATAGATGCTTATATCATGTGATAAAATTGTTAAGACACTCATTTCATGTacaaataatataggtacactGTTTGCTGTCTGTATATCCAAAACTTTATAAATCTGCTATTGAATCTTGATATTGGTGAAATGTTTATTTCACCAACTATTATAGGGTTACTGAAACTAAgttcattttatattttacttatttttatgtttgtaatgtgataattttaatttcctttTATATTTCTTAACCCTGTAATAGTGTCTGTATaacttcatattattataaatgtaacGAAAGACCATAGAGTCCAAATAAATGCCGTCGAATATTCGATTATAGGTACAtatgaaaaatatataaattatatcTACTACATAACTTCATTCTAAATGTATCGGGCCTCTGCTTACACTTGTACAACACAACAAACAAAGTTTCAACACATTTGTGACTCCTGTGCATATTTTCCTAATCGTATAACTGGatgaatatatttttgaagtattCGTTACTGTATAATGTAGGTAGGCTAAATTAAATCAGGTGGACAGTATCAGATTCTGCAGAACTTATCAGTATTAATTTTGCCATAGGTGAACGTAAACTTAGGCTGATATAATGCTGCAATGCTTGCTATTGATTCCGTAAAGTTGCTCTGTATGACCATGTCTGTGTTATAAGATAACTTGTAGTTATGGGGTAATTAAGAAGTATAGATGCAGAATTTGATATTCCTGACCTAAAGTTAGTTTGTAGCTTCAGAGCCCGCCAATATTGTGTGTTGTATCGATATTAGGCTAGAATATTGCACAAGTTAGCGTTTTCGATGTTAGTGATTGTCTACATTACGTCAACATAAGACATTCCAAACACATTCTTTTGTTGTTTCATTTGGGTATCCATCGATttgtttgataaataaaatagtttcaaTTCTTTTCATTATTGGATCGTTTTTTTACTggattaattttaagtaaatacgTTATTTATCTGTGATTATTGTGTTTTAAATGGCATCTGACTTATGTTGCATTTACGGGAGAATatttttgactgattttattgaattattccAAAATTAAATTAGAGATGGTGCGAAAGAACTGTCAGATCTAAAAACGCAATGAGAGGTGTTTTTTAccatttataaattataaaataaaatttgtggtAGTGCGTgaatttaatttcatattttaaacatttaataTACATATTCGAAacgttatttcatttttatactCTATTATACGTGCACAAAAAAGCTATTTTCGGTTATATTCTAAGTGCACAAATGGCGTTATGTCATGCTACGGTATAATGTTTCTACCTGAAAGcaattgtatttaaataatcAACGTTGAATGCTATCGCTACCAATACATATACCGATTTTAAACTGATTTGTCACTCAAATTaatgtat
This genomic stretch from Ostrinia nubilalis chromosome 14, ilOstNubi1.1, whole genome shotgun sequence harbors:
- the LOC135078053 gene encoding bromodomain-containing protein DDB_G0270170 translates to MDESTKNSPCKACDEGVDGVHLQAEVEHLRQHLAERDAHIVALEGEFIKCTTRANELEEQLGTWREKYERLYDSHKRVQKLNQVLEDKLLQMVDKMKGEKSQLTKDIATLSVRLAESKHNYSMLQKENERYKNDMNLAIQLLQCKPDNFVSQKLDNLPVDTQARVSQYVMSKTSKPSSSAQSKCGNENDTFDASEYEFNISASLMSKILEDSIQDTVTKHCDTCTCSKSQSKPFCYNESYYTVATQTLFTGDLKKSVCINCDAEIKSVHSNLSIKSASSHAHKITTDKTLNCGLTGPMYVIPQPIGETYEEISEIVPEIKKNHIDHDHDKVNTVDKIVETAIPQPTPDSKQIKSNNINTEPATHHKLCDRTKTPISSKKSSIHSHCNDDLLIKEAHNVKDVKNKYEHVGDFLNTRKNSQSSVSAISRSSSVAKSTVSTHKSNTQVGPGPRFCHLRMQAGSKNILLDNAEPDVPPVLYRRQSKCNENSLFKDLNDDVDNFINLEKNDDDDKNKVKNDNVVVETTLIDVHVDNNNKESNASVKSSSINPVLMNVSSSPLQPLKTHNYSNNNSEHNNNTSQSIGSQPNTTDIDNLLNHLSGANAQNNNYSEKDLKTSKKETLSPTDKQDNIKIFNFDRYEQNKMSSQYGRSLRKMDISQLHSITTRISKDFPPGNNFSNLDIPLKSTLPAVVNVYPNLTQTHLKVNEGKKVFTNEQSTSSLSSDDSAALLQKQQLLRVAEWVEKNLEQQNNLNDPLEDEVSFNNRAARRDSKLNRLTETLNEIALNMPHPVSKFAKLYSKDNGNGNAWVHNNAHSNQDKILKHAMANQNQKAVSNNVAKETIFPVESGDATVTEVGKGVASNCNKMTQEEYEFGKQLQESLRSNGDKEITPEDLARMEYNVKKFLLSGPQWVNPTSAGRSRRTSSKTETDV